The genomic window GCTTCTCGAGCTCGATCGTCAAGGCATCCAGGCTTCGGGCGGATCCGCCTGCAGCACCGGGAGCGCTAAGCCCTCGCGCGTCCTCGTTGCCATGGGGCTCAGCCCACGTGAGGCCTTTGCCAGCGTCCGCTTCTCCCTCGGATGGAATCAGACCGAGGAGGAGATCGATCTTGCAGCCGCTGCGGTGATCGAAGCGGTGTGCCGGATTCGGGAAAAGCTTCCCGCGAGCGTACTGACGCGATGACCATCGAGCAGATTGTCAATGACGCCGATTTGCGGTCCCGGCTCTTTCCGGTGACCCGGCGGAAGACCTTTCTTGCCCATGCGGGCGTCGCCCCGATCACGCAGCGGGCCGTCGAGCGGATCCGGATGGCGGCCGAGGAGGGGGCAAGCCAGGAGCAGGAGACCGAAGCGCTGCTTCGGGAGATCGAAGAGAGCCGCCAGGTCGCGGCTCGGCTCTTGCAGGCCGATCCGACGGAGATCGCGCTGGTCGGTCCGACCGCCTTCGGCCTGAACCTGGTGGCGCAGGGGATCGACTTTCGGCCGGGCGACGAGGTGGTGTTCTACCCGGACGACTATCCGGCCAACGTCTATCCCTGGATGCGACTGGCCGAACGCGGGGTCAAGCTGGTTCGGCTCGAGCCCGACACCTTGGGCCAGCTCACCCCGGAGCTGGTGCTCGAGGCGGTCGGCCCAAGAACCCGCCTGGTAGCGCTCGCCTCCTGCCACTTTCTCTCGGGCTACCTCCTCGATTACCGGACGATCGGGGCAGAGCTCCGCAGGCGCGGCGTGCTCTTCTGCCTCGACGGGATCCAGTCGCTCGGTGCCGCCCCCATGGACGCGGCCTACTGCGACTTCCTGAGCGCCGACTCCCACAAGTGGCTCCTGGGCCCGCTCGGAGCGGGCATCTTCTACGTCCGCAAGGAGCGGCAGGACCTCCTCCGGCCGGCGCTCGTGGGCGCCTGGAACATCCGGTCGCCGGGCTTCATTGCGCAGCCCCAGATCGAGTGCGAGGCGGGCGCGCGGCGCTACGAATGCGGGGCGCTCTATGCGTTGGGCATCCTGGGCATGCGGGCTTCGATCGAGCTCCTCCTGGAGCTAGGGATCGAGGCGATTCGGGAGCGGCTCCTCTCCCTCCATGCCTTCCTGGCCGAAGGGCTTCGCAAGCGCGGATGGCGGCTCCTCGCGGAGGAGTTTCCCGAGGAGGCCCGATCCGGGATCGTGACGGCGACCCATGACCGGATCGACCTTGCCGCGGGCGTCCGGCTTCTCAAGGAGCAAGAGATCGTCGTCTCGCTCCGGTGGGATCGGCAAGGGAAGCCGTATCTCCGCTTTTCTCCCCATTTCTACAACACGCACGCGGAGCTCGCCAAGGCGGTCGGCGTCCTCGACCGGGGCGCTTTCCCCGGTGTCTCTCGCTAAGGCCCATGCTTTTCGACTACCACACCCATACTCCCCTCTGCCGGCATGCCGTGGGGAGCCCCGCGGAGTATGTCCGGCGGGCCCGGGAAGTCGGCCTGGGCGAGCTGGGATTCAGCGACCACAACCCGATGCCAACCGCATTCGATGATTGGCGGATGGGGCCCGAGGAGCTGCCGGGCTATCTCGCCCTCGTCGAGGAGGCGAGGTCCGAGGCGGGAGAGTTTCCCATCCGCCTCGGGCTCGAGTGCGACTTCCTTCCCGGCTATGAGGATCATCTGCGGCATCTGGCCCAGCAGGCGGATTGGGACTACCTGATCGGTTCGGTCCACTACGTGGATCCCCATTGGGACATCGACAACCCGGCCAAGTTGGCCAAGTGGGAAGAAAAGCCCGTCGAGGAGGTCTGGCGGCTCTACTTCGCCGCCTACGCCCGCATGGCCGGCTCGGGGCTCTTCGATTTTCTCGCCCATCCCGATCTGGTGAAGAAGTTCGGGCGGAAGCCTCCCGGAGATCTGACCAGCTACTATCGCGATGCGGTCGATGCCATCGCCGACGCGGGTCTGGCCATCGAGGTGAGCACGGCGGGGCTTCGCAAGGAAGCCCGGGAGATCTATCCGGCAAAGCGCTTCCTGGAAATGGCCTTCCGTCGCCATATCCCCGTGCTCCTGAGCTCCGACGCCCACCGTCCGGACGAAGTCGGGTACCGCTTTGACCTGGCGCTCGGCCTGGTCCGGGAAGTGGGTTACCGAGAGCTCGTCCGCTTCGAGCGGAGGAGGCCGATTCCCGTGCCGATCGGCTGATCGGTCGACGTCCATGATTCGGGGGCGGAAGCTCACCCAGGAGGAGTTCCTCCCGGCCGATCCGGCCGACCGGGCGCGCTTCTTCCTCGGCAAACGGCTGGTCTCCTCCTCGCCGGAAGGACGGGTCAGCGGGCTCATCTGCGAGACCGAAGCCTATGGGGGTGTGGAAGATAAAGCCTGCCACGCGTATGGGAACCGCAAGACGAGGCGTACCCGGATGCTCTTCCGCGCCGGAGGAGTAGCCTACGTCTACTTTTGCTACGGCCTACACCATCTGCTCAACTTCGTGACCGGTCCGGAAGGAATCCCCCAGGCCGTGCTGATCCGTGGCATCCGGATCGAGGAAGGCCGCTCCCTGGTTCGAAAGAGAAGGGGGGCGGTGCCGGAGCGCGAATGGACCAACGGTCCAGCCAAGGTTTGCGAGGCCCTCGGAGTCAATTTGGCCCATAACGGTCTCTCCCTGCTGGGGGAAACCCTTTGGGTCGAGGACCTCGGGCTCACGATCCCGGAGAAGGAGATTCTCTGTACCCCCCGGATCGGGGTTGCTTATGCGCAGGAGTGGGCCGAACGGCCCTTGCGCTTCGTCTGGCGGCGCGCGCGGTAACCGGTGCTCTCGCCCGCCTCTTAGATGCGCCCGTTGCGCGCCCGCGCTTCCTCGGGCAGCACTTGGAGATCGCCGCCGGGGGCGCGTGAAATCTCCGGGGGAGCGGCCGCGGGCGTCTGCCCCTTCGCCTCGCGACGCCGGCAGACGAGCCAGAAGAGCTGCGGAAGGACGATCAGGCTGGCGATCAGGCAGAAGCCGATCGAGAGCGTCATGAGAAGCCCCAGGCCGAAGAGTCCTCGATAGGAGCTGATCATGAGCGATCCGAAGCCGATTACCGCGGTCAATCCCGAAAGCAGGATCGCCTTTCCGGTGCTGCTGGAAAAGAGTGCGGCGTTTC from Methylacidimicrobium sp. B4 includes these protein-coding regions:
- a CDS encoding aminotransferase class V-fold PLP-dependent enzyme — translated: MTIEQIVNDADLRSRLFPVTRRKTFLAHAGVAPITQRAVERIRMAAEEGASQEQETEALLREIEESRQVAARLLQADPTEIALVGPTAFGLNLVAQGIDFRPGDEVVFYPDDYPANVYPWMRLAERGVKLVRLEPDTLGQLTPELVLEAVGPRTRLVALASCHFLSGYLLDYRTIGAELRRRGVLFCLDGIQSLGAAPMDAAYCDFLSADSHKWLLGPLGAGIFYVRKERQDLLRPALVGAWNIRSPGFIAQPQIECEAGARRYECGALYALGILGMRASIELLLELGIEAIRERLLSLHAFLAEGLRKRGWRLLAEEFPEEARSGIVTATHDRIDLAAGVRLLKEQEIVVSLRWDRQGKPYLRFSPHFYNTHAELAKAVGVLDRGAFPGVSR
- a CDS encoding histidinol-phosphatase HisJ family protein, which codes for MLFDYHTHTPLCRHAVGSPAEYVRRAREVGLGELGFSDHNPMPTAFDDWRMGPEELPGYLALVEEARSEAGEFPIRLGLECDFLPGYEDHLRHLAQQADWDYLIGSVHYVDPHWDIDNPAKLAKWEEKPVEEVWRLYFAAYARMAGSGLFDFLAHPDLVKKFGRKPPGDLTSYYRDAVDAIADAGLAIEVSTAGLRKEAREIYPAKRFLEMAFRRHIPVLLSSDAHRPDEVGYRFDLALGLVREVGYRELVRFERRRPIPVPIG
- a CDS encoding DNA-3-methyladenine glycosylase, which codes for MIRGRKLTQEEFLPADPADRARFFLGKRLVSSSPEGRVSGLICETEAYGGVEDKACHAYGNRKTRRTRMLFRAGGVAYVYFCYGLHHLLNFVTGPEGIPQAVLIRGIRIEEGRSLVRKRRGAVPEREWTNGPAKVCEALGVNLAHNGLSLLGETLWVEDLGLTIPEKEILCTPRIGVAYAQEWAERPLRFVWRRAR